In Deltaproteobacteria bacterium GWC2_55_46, a single window of DNA contains:
- a CDS encoding ATP synthase F0 subunit C, with product MGLGAIGPGAGMGHAVRGALEGMARNPGTSGKLMTTMLIGLAMMESLAIYALVIALILLFANPFLSLI from the coding sequence ATGGGTCTCGGCGCCATCGGGCCCGGTGCCGGTATGGGCCACGCCGTGCGCGGCGCCCTTGAAGGCATGGCCAGGAACCCCGGCACTTCAGGCAAGCTCATGACCACCATGCTTATCGGTCTGGCCATGATGGAGTCGCTCGCTATATACGCCCTCGTTATAGCGCTGATACTCCTTTTCGCGAACCCGTTCCTTAGCCTCATTTAA
- a CDS encoding ATP synthase F0 subunit A, with product MHSTIIPTFGLPAHTAFMIYISIGLFVFSVVLAKGLRLVPGRTQSIVELTVSYFERLVDETMGHKGKKYFPFIMTLAVFIFVSNLMGLVPGLLPPTANLNTTAALAVIVFVLTHIVGVREHGIKYLKQFAGPIWWLMPIMIPVEIIGHIARPVSLSFRLFGNIFGHEQVVMVLLMLMPLAYPLLAFSTVLGVGVVFLQAFIFALLSMMYIGSALEEAHH from the coding sequence ATGCATAGTACGATAATCCCGACCTTCGGGCTGCCGGCTCACACAGCCTTCATGATATATATCTCGATCGGCCTTTTCGTATTCTCGGTCGTCCTTGCCAAGGGCTTAAGGCTCGTCCCCGGCAGGACGCAATCTATCGTCGAGCTTACCGTGAGCTACTTCGAACGCCTTGTCGACGAGACGATGGGGCACAAGGGCAAGAAGTACTTCCCGTTCATAATGACGTTGGCTGTATTTATCTTCGTCTCGAACCTGATGGGCCTTGTCCCAGGGCTCCTTCCGCCGACAGCCAACCTCAACACTACAGCGGCGCTCGCCGTCATCGTGTTCGTCCTGACCCACATAGTTGGCGTAAGGGAGCACGGGATAAAGTATCTCAAGCAGTTCGCCGGCCCTATCTGGTGGCTCATGCCAATCATGATACCGGTCGAGATAATTGGTCATATCGCGAGGCCGGTGTCGCTCTCGTTCCGTCTTTTCGGGAACATATTCGGCCATGAGCAGGTCGTGATGGTGCTCCTGATGCTCATGCCGCTCGCGTACCCGCTTCTTGCCTTCTCGACGGTATTGGGGGTCGGGGTCGTCTTCCTGCAGGCCTTCATCTTCGCGCTCCTCTCCATGATGTACATAGGCAGCGCGCTCGAAGAGGCGCATCATTAA